A window of Hemibagrus wyckioides isolate EC202008001 linkage group LG03, SWU_Hwy_1.0, whole genome shotgun sequence contains these coding sequences:
- the anp32b gene encoding acidic leucine-rich nuclear phosphoprotein 32 family member B, translating into MDMKKRIHLELRNRTPSDVQELVLENCRSNEGKIEGLTAEFVNLEYLSLINVGLISLSNLPKLAKLRKLELSDNRISGGLEVLAEKLPNLTHLDLSGNKLKDISTLEPLKKLDHLKSLDLFNCEVTNLNGYRESVFKLLPQLTYLDGYDAEDREASDSDGEVDGVDEDEDEEGEEEEEEDGEEEDFDEEEDEDEDEDEVEGEEDDEVSGEDEEEDFGQDGEVDDEDEDDEDDEEEEVTKGEKRKREADEDEDDDDDDE; encoded by the exons ATGGACATGAAAAAGAGGATCCATTTGGAGCTGAGAAACAGGACACCGTCGGAT GTGCAGGAACTGGTTCTGGAGAACTGCAGATCGAACGAGGGGAAGATCGAAGGTCTCACAGCGGAATTCGTCAATCTGGAATATTTGAGCTTGATAAACGTGGGATTGATCTCTCTGTCCAACCTACCCAAACTCGCCAAGCTCAGAAAG TTGGAACTCAGTGATAACAGAATCTCCGGCGGTCTGGAGGTTTTAGCGGAGAAACTGCCGAACCTGACGCATCTAGACCTGAGCGGAAACAAACTGAAGGACATTAGCACGCTGGAGCCTCTG AAAAAACTGGACCACTTGAAGAGTCTCGATCTGTTCAACTGTGAAGTGACCAATCTGAACGGCTATCGGGAGAGCGTCTTCAAACTGCTGCCTCAGCTCACTTACCTGGACGGATACGACGCAGAGGACCGAGAAGCTTCCGACTCGGACGGAGAGGTGGACGGTGTGGACGAGGACGAAGACGAGG AgggggaggaggaagaggaggaggacggTGAGGAGGAAGACtttgatgaggaggaggatgaagacgaagatgaagatgaggtaGAAGGAGAGGAAGACGATGAAGTCAGTGGAGAAGATgag GAGGAAGACTTCGGTCAGGATGGAGAGgtggatgatgaagatgaggatgatgaagatgatgaag AGGAAGAAGTTACGAAGggagagaaaaggaagagagaagcGGACGAAGATGAGGAtgacgacgacgatgatgaATAA